A part of Danaus plexippus chromosome 27, MEX_DaPlex, whole genome shotgun sequence genomic DNA contains:
- the LOC116775761 gene encoding putative uncharacterized protein DDB_G0271606: protein MKMKELLVVATLLMIGVTGEAPAPYPASGWRPQGPAFDLPSRMPPLKQEYLPVEPRRPQIPNFNDDVDVSVQGLPTVEQQPIFQVSPINGQQLTGPAVNADVSKLNPSLQQAQYQLQLEKALQFARQREFDAARVPSSGLPQQQSPRQFASQPSTTPKPESRSQPETTTESLNEGELLDDKDKDQKEKVSVEVTKQNIQEYPAELFLSPLAQLNLQQQFVPLSQLGQLRAPLYYPQVTEQNQGFDGPAHLAALPSVLAQRELLSQQVLPAQGFAQNPIIVQEQPLVQEPLNQYAAINQYQPLNQYQPVNQYQPQQPEVQAFSQFNIPPQQIILQSQGNQIQPSQFQPQQPGQFQPQQPSQFQPQQPGQFQPQQPNQFQPQQPSQFQPQQPGQFQFQQPNQSPPQKPKDVEEIEQNDQQVVLQSYQPQFYQPQYQPNQFQNQPIFVSQPAFSYQNQQYEPQSVQQFDPNNYQAQVQGQGLQSGLDLNQQGNGIEQNEEREFDDREEVDEGNEATAVATAFGTRTQPRVFASYGAPIPKVQATQGYPTTTESVAQEEAMTEDGPAIAQATAVATGRRSAKQRSRRLRPVFTLDRSGHLVLAQQ, encoded by the exons ATGAAAATGAAG GAATTGTTGGTGGTAGCTACGTTACTGATGATTGGGGTGACTGGAGAGGCTCCAGCACCCTACCCTGCGAGTGGATGGCGCCCGCAGGGACCTGCTTTCGACCTACCATCAAGAATG CCTCCATTGAAGCAAGAGTACCTACCCGTGGAGCCAAGAAGACCTCAAATTCCAAATTTCAACGACGATGTCGATGTATCAGTACAAGGTCTGCCAACGGTCGAACAACAGCCAATCTTCCAGGTGTCACCTATTAATGGACAGCAATTAACAGGGCCCGCTGTTAATGCTGATGTGTCTAAACTTAATCCAAGCCTGCAGCAAGCGCAA TATCAACTGCAACTAGAAAAAGCGTTACAGTTTGCGAGGCAGCGAGAATTCGATGCTGCTAGGGTTCCGTCCAGCGGGTTACCACAACAGCAGTCTCCCAGGCAATTTGCTTCCCAACCATCGACTACTCCAAAGCCTGAATCCAGATCACAACCGGAAACGACAACTGAATCACTGAATGAGGGCGAGCTTTTGGATGACAAAGACAAAGATCAGAAGGAGAAGGTCTCTGTGGAAGTtaccaaacaaaatatacaagagTATCCAGCTGAATTGTTCCTAAGCCCGCTAGCACAGCTGAATTTGCAACAGCAATTTGTTCCCCTGTCGCAGTTAGGTCAACTTAGGGCACCGCTATATTATCCTCAGGTTACAGAACAGAACCAAGGTTTCGATGGACCAGCCCATCTAGCTGCTTTGCCGTCTGTTTTAGCGCAGAGAGAGTTATTATCGCAACAAGTATTACCTGCTCAAGGTTTCGCTCAGAACCCTATAATAGTACAGGAACAACCTCTGGTTCAAGAGCCTTTGAACCAATATGCAGCTATAAACCAATACCAACCCCTCAATCAGTATCAACCTGTAAACCAATATCAACCTCAGCAACCGGAAGTACAGGCCTTTTCCCAATTTAATATACCTCctcaacaaataattttacaaagtcAAGGCAATCAAATCCAACCAAGTCAATTCCAACCTCAGCAACCAGGTCAATTCCAACCTCAGCAACCAAGTCAGTTCCAACCACAGCAACCAGGTCAGTTCCAACCACAGCAACCAAATCAATTCCAACCTCAGCAACCAAGTCAATTCCAACCACAGCAACCAGGCCAGTTCCAGTTTCAGCAACCAAATCAGTCACCTCCACAAAAACCTAAAGACGTAGAGGAAATAGAGCAAAACGACCAGCAAGTTGTATTACAAAGCTATCAACCCCAGTTCTACCAGCCACAGTATCAGCCCAACCAATTCCAAAACCAACCCATATTTGTATCTCAACCAGCCTTCAGTTATCAGAACCAGCAATACGAGCCGCAATCGGTGCAACAGTTCGACCCTAACAATTACCAGGCGCAAGTTCAAGGTCAGGGGCTCCAGAGCGGTCTCGACTTGAACCAACAAGGAAATGGTATTGAACAAAACGAAGAGAGAGAGTTCGATGATAGGGAAGAGGTCGACGAGGGCAACGAAGCGACCGCCGTGGCTACAGCTTTTGGCACAAG AACGCAACCCCGAGTTTTTGCGTCGTATGGCGCTCCCATACCTAAAGTGCAAGCGACTCAAGGCTATCCCACCACGACGGAATCCGTGGCTCAGGAAGAA gcAATGACAGAAGACGGCCCAGCCATTGCCCAGGCCACCGCTGTAGCTACCGGCAGGAGAAGTGCCAAACAAAG